tacttatacgaagtcctaagatgctGAGAGTGAGACACAGGGGCAGGGGTACTTATATTTCAGATTTGTTTAGAAAACGACAAATACTTACAGATAACACGTAGCTAGATGCCGCAGATATGACTGTAGGGGCTACAGAGTTAGTAGCTGCGTCCAGAGAACGCAGGTAATGTCGGCAGCCCCAAGTGTTGGCTACAACCATAGCCACCAGCAAACACGCCCATATCAGATACCCCTCGCCCTGGGCGGAAAACACAAATGCTTGACGTGTATTTAGCACTGCTAGGTAGTTAGGTACTGCTAAAGTCTTGAGTTTTGCATCCTATTTTTTCTACCTATATTTAGATAAATATAggtagaaattaaaattaaatagcaaATTCTTAGGCTGGTATGAGTCATCCGTACCCACCCCAAAAAAGCGGCTATCTACTCATTATTTACAGTTGAAAATATGCAGTAGAAGATAATCaaaatggaaaaataaaaacaaaagttaaAATAAGTGATACTTACCACGACAGAAGCGGTGCCTGTTAATTTTCCTAAAGTA
This sequence is a window from Pectinophora gossypiella chromosome 14, ilPecGoss1.1, whole genome shotgun sequence. Protein-coding genes within it:
- the LOC126372579 gene encoding uncharacterized protein LOC126372579 is translated as MYFEAFLAGVWASIGSTLGKLTGTASVVGEGYLIWACLLVAMVVANTWGCRHYLRSLDAATNSVAPTVISAASSYVLSGIIGITVFDEGASVRWWAGAMLILLGLGLVGRPRTKRKHTE